Genomic segment of Xanthobacter dioxanivorans:
GGCGGCCTTTTCCGGCTCCTGGCGGCGCAGGAGGGTGAGGCCTTCGTTGTAGATCTTCTCCGCCGGCTCGTCGGGGATGAGCACGTCGTCCTTGTCGCCGGCGCAGCCGGCTACGAAGAGGCTCATGCTCAAGGCGAGGGCGAGCCCCGCGGCCTTGAGAACGGCGCGGGCGTGCAGAGCCTCGTAGAAGAATCGCATCACGGTTCAGCTTCCGTCCCGCGCCCCATGGCGCCGCTTGTAACCGAGGATCCACGGACAGGGAAACCACGCCATGCGTGCAGACCCCGGCCCTCGACCCCTGCGCCCCTGCGCAGAACCGGCGTGGGGCCAGTCCCGAGCATGCGCGGCTTCCGCAGCCCTCGCCCTTCCGGTTCCGATCCCCGCCCGCCGGGCCGTCCGAAAAATGCTGCGCCGTCCGCGCTATCGGGGCTTTCGGTCGGCAATGTGGCGACGGGGTGACACCGCAGCCGGGTTCCGGCGGGTGTGTCACTCCGGCAACGCCGGGCGAGAATGCCATGACCCCCGGCCAGAGCACAATTCGGCGCCATTTTGCACAGGGAACGCATCCAGGACGTTAATGCGCCGGCTTGGCGATATCGTCCACGAGGCCAAAGCGCAATCCGGGGCCGGCCCTTCCGCCCTTCCGCTCCATCTGGCCGAGGGCGCGCCCAGTAAAACGAAAGCGCCCGAAGCAGGCTTCGGGCGCTTTCGGATGCAAACAGGCAGGCCCGCCTCGGACCGTCCTCAGATCTCCGGGGCGAACACCGGAACCGGGCTCGCCACACCGATCTCAGCGCCCACCGTGTCGCGGACCGGCCGGGTCGGGGCTTCCACGATCGCGTAGGCCGAACGATCGGCGAAGAGGGCGTCCACCACCTGGAAATTCAGCTTGTGGCCGCCGCGGAAGGAACGGTAGCGGGCGAGCAGCGGCAGGCCGGCGAGGGCGAGGTCGCCCACCGCGTCGAGGGCCTTGTGCCGCACGAATTCGTCGGAGAAGCGCAGGCCGTCCGGATTGATCACGCCGCCCTCGTCGAGGCAGACGGTGTTCTCCAGGGCGGCGCCGCGGGCATAGCCGGCGGAACGCAGGCGCTCCACGTCCTTGAGGAAGCCGAAGGTGCGGGCGCCGGACAGCTCGCGGCGAAACACCGAGGGGGACATGGTGGCGGCAAAGCGCTGCCGGCCGATGGCGTCGTGGGCGAACTCGATCTCCACCTCAAGGCGAAAGCCCGCCTCGTAGGGGAGGAGTTCGCCGAACGAGCCGTTGTTCTCCACGCGGATCGGCTTCAGCACCTTCAGGAACTTGCGGCGACCGCGCAGCTCGGCGACGCCGACGGCATCCACGGCGCGCACGAAGTCGGCGGCGCTGCCGTCGAGGATCGGGACTTCCGGGCCGTCGATCTCGACGATGGCATTGTCGATGGCAAGGCCGCTGAAGGCGGCGAGCACGTGCTCGACGGTGGAAACGAGGGCGCCCGAACGGTCGCCGAGGACGGTGGCAAGATCGGTCGCCTGCACCGAGGTGCGGCTCACCGTGGCCTTGCGGGGCGACTGGTCGGCAAAGGAGCGGATGAAGACGATTCCGGTGTTCGCGGGCGCAGGCTTCAGGGTGAGGGTCGCTTCGACCCCGGCGTGGACGCCGACACCTTTCAGTGCGATCTCGCGAGCCAGAGTGGTCTGCATGTCCGGTGCGTCCCGTGTTGGAGAAGAAACCCGGCGCCCCGTGGCCGCCGCACTCCTTCCCTCAAACCTTCACGTTGCCTTCCCACTTTCGCCGAGGTTGTACGAAAAAACTGTCAACGCTCGACGTGTGGAAC
This window contains:
- the lpxC gene encoding UDP-3-O-acyl-N-acetylglucosamine deacetylase yields the protein MQTTLAREIALKGVGVHAGVEATLTLKPAPANTGIVFIRSFADQSPRKATVSRTSVQATDLATVLGDRSGALVSTVEHVLAAFSGLAIDNAIVEIDGPEVPILDGSAADFVRAVDAVGVAELRGRRKFLKVLKPIRVENNGSFGELLPYEAGFRLEVEIEFAHDAIGRQRFAATMSPSVFRRELSGARTFGFLKDVERLRSAGYARGAALENTVCLDEGGVINPDGLRFSDEFVRHKALDAVGDLALAGLPLLARYRSFRGGHKLNFQVVDALFADRSAYAIVEAPTRPVRDTVGAEIGVASPVPVFAPEI